A genomic window from Meleagris gallopavo isolate NT-WF06-2002-E0010 breed Aviagen turkey brand Nicholas breeding stock chromosome 30, Turkey_5.1, whole genome shotgun sequence includes:
- the MYO1F gene encoding unconventional myosin-If, whose product MGSKERFHWQSHNVKQSGVDDMVLLAKISEEAIVENLKKRFMDDYIFTYIGPVLISVNPFKQMPYFTDREIEMYQGAAQYENPPHIYALTDNMYRNMLIDGENQCVIISGESGAGKTVAAKYIMGYISKVSGGGEKVQHVKDIILQSNPLLEAFGNAKTVRNNNSSRFGKYFEIQFSRGGEPDGGKISNFLLEKSRVVSQNEHERNFHVYYQLIEGASQEQRQNLGIMSPDYYYYLNQSDTYQVEGTDDRSDFLETMNAMQVIGIRGEDQQLVLQIVAGILHLGNISFREEGNYARVENADSLAFPAYLLGIDHDRLNDKITSRKMDSKWGGRSESITVTLNVEQAAYTRDALAKGLYARVFDFLVESINKAMQKPYEEYSIGVLDIYGFEIFQKNGFEQFCINFVNEKLQQIFIELTLKAEQEEYVQEGIKWTQIQYFNNKVVCDLIENKLNPPGIMSVLDDVCATMHATGEGADQTPLQKLAGAVGTHEHFNSWNSGFVIHHYAGKVSYDVNGFCERNRDVLFTDLIELMQSSEYAFIRMLFPEKLDADKKGRPTTAGSKIKKQANDLVNTLMKCTPHYIRCIKPNETKKPRDWEESRVKHQVEYLGLKENIRVRRAGFAYRRIFHKFLQRYAILTPETWPSWRGDERQGVQHLLRSVNMDPDQYQMGRSKVFVKNPESLFLLEEMRERKFDGFARVIQKAWRRHIAIRKYEQMREEASNILYNFKERRRNSINRNFVGDYLGMEERPELRQFLAKRERIDFADSITKYDRRFKPIKRDFILTPKYFYLIGREKVKKGPEKGQIKEVLKKKVEIQAVSSVSLSTRQDDFFILHEKDADNFLESIFKTELVSLLCKRYEELTRSKLRLNFHDTLQFRVKKEGWGGGGTRTVTFTRGQGDVAALKAGGKTLTVSIADGLPRNSKPTRKEVMQSKGGGRRPPPSRTAPPAPQGNYRNGAPQFPRGDGQAKRDTYTTPQKQARAPPANALPPQNASRRSKARPPSEQNMEFLNVPDQGVAGMQRRRSVGQRPPPASRPKPLPKAAVPRCRALYQYVGQDVDELSFNVGDVIDILLEDISGWWKGRLHGREGLFPGNYVQKI is encoded by the exons GGCAGCAAGGAACGCTTCCACTGGCAGAGCCACAATGTCAAGCAGAGCGGTGTGGATGACATGGTGCTGCTGGCCAAGATCTCCGAGGAAGCCATCGTGGAGAATCTCAAGAAGCGCTTTATGGATGATTACATCTTC ACCTACATCGGACCAGTGCTCATCTCTGTCAACCCCTTCAAGCAGATGCCATATTTCACCGACCGGGAGATTGAGATGTACCAGGGGGCG GCTCAGTATGAAAATCCCCCCCACATCTACGCCCTGACGGACAACATGTACCGAAACATGCTGATCGATGGGGAGAACCAGTGTGTCATCATCAG TGGAGAAAGTGGTGCTGGGAAAACAGTGGCAGCCAAATACATCATGGGCTACATCTCCAAAGTGTCCGGGGGTGGTGAAAAGGTGCAG CACGTGAAGGACATCATCTTGCAATCCAACCCACTGCTGGAAGCCTTTGGCAACGCCAAAACTGTCCGCAACAACAACTCGAGCCGCTTT GGGAAGTACTTTGAGATCCAGTTCAGCCGGGGCGGAGAGCCCGACGGGGGGAAGATCTCCAACTTCCTGCTGGAGAAGTCACGGGTGGTGAGCCAGAATGAGCATGAGAGGAACTTCCATGTCTACTACCAG CTCATTGAAGGGGCATCCCAAGAGCAGCGCCAGAACCTGGGCATCATGAGCCCCGATTATTACTACTACTTGAACCAGTCAGACACGTACCAGGTGGAGGGCACGGATGATCGCAGTGATTTCCTTGAGACCATG AACGCCATGCAGGTCATCGGCATCCGGGGTGAGGACCAGCAGTTGGTGCTGCAGATCGTTGCTGGGATCCTACACCTGGGGAATATCAGCTTTCGGGAGGAGGGCAACTATGCCCGGGTGGAGAATGCTGACT CTCTGGCCTTCCCTGCCTACCTGCTGGGCATCGACCATGACCGCCTCAACGACAAGATCACCAGCCGCAAGATGGACAGCAAGTGGGGCGGCCGCTCCGAGTCCATCACCGTCACCCTCAACGTGGAGCAGGCAGCCTACACACGGGATGCCCTGGCCAAGGGGCTCTACGCACGTGTCTTTGACTTCCTTGTGGAG TCCATCAATAAGGCCATGCAGAAACCCTATGAGGAGTACAGCATTGGAGTGCTGGACATCTATGGCTTTGAAATATTCCAG AAAAATGGTTTTGAGCAGTTCTGCATTAACTTTGTGAACGAGAAGCTGCAGCAGATCTTCATAGAGCTCACCCTGAAGGCAGAGCAA GAGGAGTATGTGCAGGAGGGCATCAAGTGGACCCAGATTCAATACTTCAACAACAAGGTGGTGTGCGACCTGATAGAGAACAAACTG AACCCGCCTGGGATCATGAGTGTCCTGGATGACGTCTGTGCCACTATGCACGCCACCGGCGAGGGTGCGGACCAGACCCCGCTGCAGAAGCTGGCGGGAGCTGTGGGGACCCACGAGCACTTCAACAGCTGGAACTCAGGCTTCGTCATCCACCACTATGCAGGCAAG GTCTCCTATGATGTGAACGGTTTCTGCGAGCGCAACCGGGATGTGCTCTTCACTGATCTGATTGAGCTGATGCAGAGCAGCGAATA tgctttcatccGGATGCTTTTCCCAGAAAAGCTCGATGCTGACAAAAAGGGCCGCCCAACCACTGCAGGCTCCAAAATCAAG AAGCAGGCAAACGACCTGGTGAACACGTTAATGAAGTGCACGCCACACTACATCCGCTGCATCAAGCCCAACGAGACCAAGAAACCACGGGACTGGGAGGAAAGCAG GGTGAAGCACCAAGTGGAGTACCTGGGACTGAAGGAGAACATCCGCGTGCGCCGGGCAGGTTTTGCCTACCGCCGAATTTTCCACAAATTCCTGCAACG CTACGCCATCCTCACCCCTGAGACGTGGCCATCGTGGCGTGGGGATGAGAGGCAAGGCGTGCAGCACTTGCTGCGCTCCGTCAACATGGACCCAGACCAGTACCAGATGGGTCGGAGCAAGGTGTTCGTCAAGAACCCCGAGTCG CTCTTCCTCCTGGAGGAGATGAGGGAGAGGAAATTTGACGGCTTCGCACGGGTGATCCAGAAGGCCTGGCGTCGGCACATCGCCATCCGGAAGTATGAGCAGATGCGGGAGGAGG CCTCCAACATCCTCTACAACTTCAAAGAGCGACGGAGGAACAGCATCAACCGGAATTTTGTGGGCGATTACCTGGGCATGGAGGAACGGCCGGAGCTGAGGCAATTCCTGGCCAAGAGGGAACGAATCGACTTCGCCGACTCCATCACGAAATACGACCGCAGGTTCAAG CCCATCAAGCGGGATTTCATCCTCACCCCCAAGTACTTCTATCTGATCGGGAGGGAGAAGGTGAAGAAAGGCCCCGAGAAGGGGCAGATCAAGGAGGTGCTCAAGAAGAAGGTGGAGATCCAGGCAGTGAGCAGTGTCTCGTTGAG CACCCGGCAGGATGATTTCTTCATCCTTCACGAGAAAGATGCCGACAACTTCTTGGAGTCCATCTTCAAGACGGAGCTGGTCAGCCTGCTGTGCAAGCGCTACGAGGAGCTGACCCGCAGCAAGCTGCGCCTCAACTTCCATGACAC aCTACAGTTTCGGGTGAAGAAGGAGGGTTGGGGCGGTGGTGGCACACGCACTGTCACCTTCACCAGAGGACAGGGTGATGTGGCTGCCCTCAAAGCTGGAGGCAAAACGCTGACGGTCAGCATCGCGGATGGGCTGCCCCGGAACTCCA AGCCCACCAGGAAGGAGGTGATGCAGAGCAAAGGTGGCGGCAGGCGGCCACCACCATCCCGCACTGCCCCCCCAGCACCCCAAG GTAATTACAGGAATGGTGCTCCCCAGTTCCCACGTGGGGATGGTCAGGCCAAGCGGGACACCTACACGACACCCCAGAAGCAGGCACGGGCACCCCCAGCCAACGCATTGCCCCCCCAGAATGCAAGCCGCCGATCGAAGGCACGACCCCCATCCGAGCAGAACATGGAGTTCCTCAATGTCCCTGACCAGGGGGTGGCTGG CATGCAGCGGAGGCGCAGTGTGGGTCAGCGGCCCCCTCCAGCCAGTCGCCCCAAGCCGCTGCCCAAAGCAGCCGTGCCGCGCTGCCGGGCACTCTATCAATACGTTGGACAGGACGTGGACGAGCTCAGCTTCAATGTGGGAGATGTCATTGACATCCTCCTGGAAG ATATCTCGGGTTGGTGGAAGGGACGGCTGCACGGCAGAGAAGGGCTTTTCCCAGGGAATTACGTGCAGAAGATCTGA